One window of Aspergillus oryzae RIB40 DNA, chromosome 3 genomic DNA carries:
- the nut1 gene encoding putative RNA polymerase II mediator complex subunit Nut1 (predicted protein), translated as MTSSEQWRAFLHQCLMRRIDAAEFKNLSKILFRRCPTAEGTLLDVLLEIRLATGIKWDPLLPLYIDCLCKMGKVQTSTVLTSLLKYSSIHDKPQSPSSETVQSKMALKCYTLMTDIRVIQDAMLSVSTGSTPKSLAEAVGIFSAIIDWIQAVVAWHNNHIDPSQQTGGLMSSPDAVSLFESLGILLTALSGTGKGIEVLSSDSHEGIQVFFSLKVKLGQALSAYLPLCMEVSLPLRNRLDSLQKGFNLYGEPPNKSLQSMMDNVNVNALQFEASVMDGPVINSRAGLYIYINAMVFPITKVITATFDVLSNALYRNESSRTMFLFRSFLVNKLPSFFAAMLAASMVSLPMEMCISHALSRLDPNTFPSFSQMFAMQGSTVLSEVRPEFLFACASHKLIPESSIERLLGENPMQTPPVGYNKDDLVSQINTNQERAEQLVSELESTEGNAGAIVAAITEVMHNLCNQKETMTLKSICNSLSRRPQALDVILLFRSAKQVLQPLCALLDSWHWDEDQGESQPVYDEFGSILLLVLTFKYRYDLRPYDLGITSNDSFVLKLLDCGSSSQNLDDLSEKQNRNLGAWITALFIAEGISEETMSSCSPQEFYLLVTTLFNQSLTACEAGKLEFDTLKGGFEFVALTWLGNHIWETESDPTIPLKTLQSLVNPSSISGDAREIHKTVLNITARSLDEQLKDIRSRHPNRADIKPILDVLEPCLSFQRTGSCHRSELDSWTTHSPGGLLGSIRSTFQGLVLWSTSPGVSMAPHSYTHRQLVAGIRMLGSARVLTAIVDELKMQTETGNADLALDIAVTMICAPLAESFAIEQSNYHPVDPNKEPLPRCPVLTLRDALNLQHENVPKLSEKDPLRAEVIVRLYRRVNALMTPTSQMPNLDMSNIIQDMQLGVEDHGQMDLEPAGAGHGVGDDDAANLNRMLDNAAAAAAAGLDSGMGQGMGGGLDTSIDDVLNAADMAVGNPEFLDLDMEGMF; from the exons ATGACGTCCTCCGAACAATGGAGGGCATTCCTCCATCAGTGTCTCATGCGTCGGATAGATGCTGCCGAGTTCAAGAATTTATCGAAAATACTATTCCGGAGATGCCCTACCGCCGAGGGTACTCTCCTTGACGTATTGCTGGAAATACGTCTAGCAACCGGAATCAAATGGGATCCGCTTCTCCCCCTTTACATAGACTGTCTCTGCAAGATGGGCAAGGTTCAGACCTCTACAGTTCTGACGTCACTTTTGAAGTACTCATCTATTCATGACAAGCCGCAGTCTCCTAGCTCTGAGACTGTTCAGAGCAAAATGGCTTTGAAGTGCTATACCTTGATGACGGATATCAGAGTTATACAGGATGCTATGCTCTCCGTCTCCACCGGTAGCACCCCAAAGTCACTTGCCGAAGCTGTCGGCATTTTCTCAGCTATTATAGACTGGATCCAGGCTGTCGTGGCCTGGCATAATAACCATATAGACCCCAGTCAACAGACAGGCGGGTTGATGAGCTCCCCGGATGCAGTTTCCTTGTTCGAGTCGCTAGGAATCCTCCTTACGGCTCTGTCCGGGACTGGAAAGGGGATCGAAGTCCTCTCTAGTGACTCCCACGAAGGTATCCAAgtcttctttt CGCTCAAGGTCAAATTGGGTCAGGCTCTTTCAGCTTATCTTCCGCTTTGTATGGAAGTTTCGCTCCCGCTTCGCAATAGATTGGACAGCTTACAGAAAGGATTCAATCTGTATGGGGAGCCGCCAAACAAGTCATTACAGTCTATGATGGACAATGTGAATGTGAATGCGCTTCAATTCGAGGCCTCTGTTATGGATGGGCCTGTCATAAATTCGAGAGCTGGTctctacatatatataaatgCAATGGTATTTCCCATCACAA AGGTTATAACTGCTACATTTGATGTTCTGTCGAACGCTTTGTATCGCAACGAATCCAGTCGAACGATGTTCCTGTTCCGTTCGTTCTTGGTAAACAAGCTTCCATCATTTTTCGCAGCCATGTTGGCGGCATCAATGGTCTCACTACCAATGGAGATGTGCATAAGCCATGCTCTGAGCCGGCTGGACCCAAATACGTTCCCATCTTTCTCCCAGATGTTCGCAATGCAAGGCAGTACCGTCCTGTCTGAGGTGCGACCGGAGTTCCTATTTGCCTGTGCCTCACATAAATTGATCCCTGAGTCCAGCATTGAGCGCTTGTTAGGTGAAAATCCTATGCAAACGCCCCCTGTTGGGTATAACAAAGACGACCTCGTGTCGCAGATTAATACCAACCAGGAACGTGCAGAGCAATTGGTCAGCGAACTTGAATCCACAGAAGGCAATGCGGGCGCTATTGTCGCAGCCATTACAGAG GTCATGCACAACCTCTGCAACCAGAAAGAGACAATGACTTTGAAAAGTATTTGCAATTCGCTTTCCAGGCGCCCTCAGGCTCTTGATGTAATTCTCTTATTCCGTAGCGCAAAGCAGGTACTGCAACCCCTTTGCGCTTTGTTGGATTCCTGGCACTGGGACGAGGATCAGGGAGAGAGCCAGCCTGTCTACGATGAGTTCGGTAGCATTCTGCTACTTGTACTAACCTTCAAATACCGATATGATCTACGGCCATATGATCTCGGAATCACGAGCAACGACTCTTTTGTTCTGAAATTACTGGATTGCGGGTCTTCCAGCCAAAATTTGGATGATCTGAGCGAGAAGCAAAATAGAAACCTTGGTGCGTGGATTACAGCGCTTTTTATAGCTGAGGGAATCAGCGAAGAAACCATGTCATCCTGCAGCCCGCAAGAGTTTTATCTTCTTGTGACCACCTTATTCAATCAAAGCCTGACAGCGTGTGAAGCGGGGAAACTGGAGTTTGACACTCTGAAGGGAGGGTTTGAAT TCGTCGCTTTGACCTGGCTGGGCAACCATATCTGGGAGACCGAGAGTGACCCCACAATTCCATTGAAGACGTTACAGTCTCTAGTCAATCCCAGCTCAATATCTGGAGATGCGAGAGAAATCCATAAGACGGTACTGAATATCACCGCGCGCTCGCTGGATGAGCAACTCAAGGATATCCGGTCGCGCCATCCGAACCGGGCGGATATCAAACCTATTCTGGATGTTCTTGAGCCCTGCTTGTCCTTCCAGCGGACAGGTAGTTGCCACCGGTCAGAGCTCGACAGCTGGACCACTCACTCACCTGGAGGCTTACTTGGTAGTATCCGAAGCACTTTTCAAGGGCTTGTACTTTGGAGCACAAGCCCCGGTGTGAGCATGGCTCCACATTCCTACACGCATCGGCAGCTTGTGGCTGGCATCCGAATGCTCGGTTCTGCACGCGTACTCACCGCTATTGTCGACGAGTTAAAGATGCAGACCGAAACAGGCAATGCTGACCTTGCCCTTGATATCGCAGTGACCATGATCTGCGCGCCATTAGCCGAGTCCTTTGCCATAGAACAGAGCAATTACCATCCCGTGGATCCCAACAAGGAACCTCTTCCACGATGCCCGGTTCTCACCCTTCGCGATGCGCTCAATTTGCAACATGAAAATGTACCCAAGCTATCGGAAAAGGATCCATTGCGCGCCGAGGTTATTGTACGTCTGTACCGTCGAGTAAACGCCCTGATGACACCGACGTCGCAGATGCCCAACCTGGACATGAGCAATATCATCCAGGATATGCAATTAGGGGTTGAAGATCACGGCCAGATGGACCTCGAGCCAGCAGGCGCAGGGCACGGCGTCGGAGATGATGACGCCGCTAATCTGAACCGCATGCTGGACAACGCcgcagcggcagcggcagccgGACTAGACAGCGGGATGGGACAGGGTATGGGTGGAGGGCTTGATACAAGCATTGACGATGTCTTGAATGCGGCCGACATGGCAGTTGGGAACCCAGAGTTCCTCGATCTCGACATGGAGGGCATGTTCTGA